TTGGAAAGACTTTATTAACTCTATTCTTTTATATCCTCTACCTAgggaaatttttgttttttcattccCGCCAGTTTGTAATTACTTtctctttgttgaaattttctctatatttattatttttcgtcaTTCCTGGTGTCTTACGCATGTAGTTTTCTTACTCTTTACTTGTTATTGATTCTTTTCGtgcattttcacttatttatagaaaattcaaaagtgtATAAAATTAATCTCTTCATGGTGGAGCGAACTTAATTCGACATTAGTTATTGCTGAATATACTAAATTGATTCACGACATCAGATTATTGCACAAGCCCCTTCGACGAGCCATgctattttaataaaatgagcaTAAAACCAGTGGGGAAAAAGCAGAAATCTTAATTTGGCAGTATAAGTCACGGCGGGGGGGTAATGCACTTGATTGTACTTACCACTAGGATGATTTTTCATCATCTATGCGCAGatcaggaagaagaagaaatgatgttTCGAAGGTTACAtagacaattaaaaaaattgcctaCTAAAGTCTCTCGTACCTTTCTTTCACAAAATCTAAATCCAGTTTCCTAAACTAGAttgaatcttcaatttttatttgcttgttaatttatttattttttatcaattttctcACATGACTCTTAGATTGTATTTAGTCATCTAGATTTCTAACCAGATTATGAATGGATATAATAGGATATAACGTTTGGTCGTCTGGATTTTTAATCGGGATAGgactggataggataggatatgaaattctaggatttttttatatcccatCCATTGTTTAGTGAATCAtaatattaaagtcggatatgtttacatcatatcatgtacatttttttatataaacgacatatcattataaataaactaaatgttcataaacgagATAGTGAAAATCTCTCATAACACTattacttaatttattttttttttttcctcttttttatattattttcattattatttcttttttcccctttcatcattctttaataaaattttatcaaatagtaaattgtactaacataccaaaaatacaaaaatacctaaaatatataataaatataaatatttaatttatagatcgAATATTCaatataagatagaattaaagttgaatatataaattaaaataagattaattaaaaataaatgtttatttttatttcttaaattataattaaaatattatttatattgaaatataatttcaattttgttaatttaataagtttgttattcaagaaaaataactttcctattatgaatattacaaattctatccacctttatcccaccttccccgtgggataattttatcctgtctatatctaggggtgagcggttccggttccggttcggttccgtccggaacccggaacctacctgGTACAGttccaaaaaatttggaaccaggaacctaccccaaaatcaagaacccggaacctaccctaTCACGGGTTCCGGGTCGGTTCCGAGTTCCAacgggttctttttttttttttttttttttctcattttcaaatttgaactatAACGAAATGGGAAAGAGACAGCAAATGATATGAGCACCATGAAAACTTTTAGCTCAACAAATGTTACCAAATCTTCTATAGAAAACACTTATTGCCTCTAAACAATTGGCCACAGGAGATCAAGAATGAGTTTAAGTGTAACTATTGGCCCTTCCCGTGCAAGCCCAAAGTCTGAAAGCTTTGGTATGAAGTCCTCATCCAGTGATACATTCGATGACTTAAAGTCTCTGTGTATCACAAGATTCCTGACAATACCCTGAAGCTTCAAACCTCAGCTCAGTGACAAACGATGCAACTTTTTAGTACATCAAACGATGACCACAAAAATTAGCATCTCACGTAAGTAATGAAGAATAGGAAATTACTTGCTATCAAGTTGCTTGACTAGAACATCATATGGATCCCGAGTATGTTGGACTGGTGAATTCTTAAATTACGGGAACAAAATCTAACGGAAGAAGAATGGAGAACAATAATTGCTTTTTCAATAGATTCCTGAAAGGGCTTCATGTCCTTGCATATAAAATGAGTTCATCCACGTATTAGAGACATATAGATCTTATTTTTGTCACACTCGAACCATAACCTGAATTAGAACTGGAACTGGAAGGAAAACTTCTTCAGCTTGAGTTGGGTTAAAAGCACGGACCTTATCTCTTTCTCAACCTGCTAGCTCTCGAAGGGGGTTTGGTGGCCCAAAATTGACTTGGCTTCGCCAAAAGGCCTCATCTCTAGAAGCCCTCTTCTGATTCAACCTCCTATTACTCGTACAACAACTATGGCAGACAAGAGCGCTGCTTATTCCCCTTCATGTTTAGATGTTTCCTGTACTACTCGATGCTGCAACATAGGAAGGTTATGatcttgctttcttctttttttcgggtTTTTTCTGCTTTTGCCTGAACAAACAAGAATTTAGCATCAACCTGATCTGAACTCTTCAACAGTACTAAGTGAGAAACCTAGCTCCAGCATTTTGAAGAAAACCAACCAGCAATATGGTCCACTTGTCATTAACATGAACATAACATGGTCGAGTTAAATGAATGAAGTGAAATTTAAATGTCATTCGTCCtaaaaaaacattttgcaaGCTAAGAATCcaaataaattgagataaatccAATCCTACCATCTCGTCGCTGATCAGCCGGTAGGCCCCCGCCGGAGTCTCCAAGGGCGTCCCGCGTCGCCCCCCGACCGGACAGgcgaaaggagagagagagtagggtGCGGccgaggtggaggtggaggtggaggcggaggcggaggcgaaggCGAAGGGGTGTGGAGTTAAGGCTGATTGGGCGGGCCGAGCGAGCGCGAGTGGCGTCGGGGCGGCCGGGAGAGCGGCGAGCGGCTTCGAGGCGACCGGGCGAGTGGCGAGCGGGCGTCAAGGCGGGCGGGCGCGGTGAGCGCGTcgggcgggccgggcgagcgaGCAGCCTCCACCGAGGGGAGGAGAGACGTccaacggcggcgacgacggcaaGCGGGCGAGCGGCGAGGCGAGCGAGGGGTgacggcgtccggcggcggtGTCGAGGGAGGTCGCGAAGGCGGCACGACGGCGACAAAGACACGAGTCTCATGACACCAACGGCGGCACGGACGGCGGGGCGAAGACGGCGGCTGTCgcggctcaacccacggccaaggggggaaAAGCGGTGGCTtggggacggcggcggtggctaTCGGCGAcgcggagaagaagaagaagaggggtagggtttcggccgagagagggggaaagagaagagagagagaaagaaagaaaaagttgggggcgcaggaagtgacgtgacgaggaaaaggggagaaagaaagagagagagagagagaagaaggggaaaggGGGAAGAATCCGCAGAGAGGGGGAAATCTTGCGGGGGAAAAGGTTAgggtttttttctttgaattgtgacCGGTTCAGTTCCGGTTCCCGTTCCCATTTTCGAGGGAACCGAACCTGGAAACGCCGGTTCCACGAAAAGGGAACCTGGGCACCGAACCGGTCTCTTTAGAAccggaaccgtgctcacccctatctatatcccccttatatccgattttatccCGTCCCGAGCGAGCACCAAACGTAGaataggataaatcatatcttatcccgaattttatcccgattgccaaacgcagcctaaaatCTAAAGATTTTGTTGTATCCTATTAATTGTTTGGCGATTACAgtaataaagtcgaatatattcacatcatattatgTATAGTATTTAGTATAAAtaacattaaatgaaacaaaatttttacaaacggatatggtaaaaatctcttgtGACACTCTTgcatactttatttttatttgctttttcattttaatttcctctctttttaaatcAATCcctttctcatttatttcttccccttccatcattgtctaataaaattttatcaaatagtaaactatactaatatacctaaaatccgaatatataaataagaatAAGGTTAAATTAAAGTaactaaatttttatgttttgttattatattagaattcaaaaattattttgttaatttaagaagatcgtcattcgagaaaaataatttttttattatggatATCATAAATTCTATTTACCTTTATCCTACCTCCCcctatgggataattttatctggTCATGTCATGTCTTAAGCAGGCACCACATATAGgacaaattttattatattttgaattttattccaACTGTCAAATGCATCCTTAAGTTTGTAGGAGTGAATTTGGTCGGGTTAAACTCGGAGctccaattttgggtttttcaaaTCCCGGGTAAAAAACTAATCCAATGAAGGATGGGCCCCAAGAATGGGCTTGGGCCACGAGAATCAATTTTCAGAGGCCCAAAAAGGGACGGTGGAGATGAGATCGCCGGGCGGACCACACACCTGTCAATACGGCGCGCGCAAAGCTTCGACGACTTTACACCACTGGCGTCCATAAACCTAAGCAGCTCTCTCTCGCGAGTCGAAAATCTATTTAACCGAGAAGCCACCAAGCCGAGATTCCCAAAAACCCTAGCACAAAaatatctcctcctcctcctcctcctcctcctccaccgcgACTAGGGTTTTAGCCGACACCCCTCGCCGTCGGCCTCCGCCGCTCCTCCGGCCTccgtcccctctctctctctctattcctcttcctcctccgatgGGCAAGTCCAGCAAGAAATCAGCTGCCGCggtatactctctctctctctctctctctctctcgttctgtTGATTTAATACGAGTTCGTTTGGGCGTTCGTATCGGCTGAATCGTCGTTGTTTTGTCCGTCTCTTCGTAGGTTGCAGCTCCTGCTGCTGTTCCGGCGACAAAGTCCGGCAAGAAAGGTAAGCCGTGTGAAAATGGGTTAGACAGGTTTATGCTCTACTGTTTTGTGCGATGGTtcggtttttatttttcctcgtTTTGAGCTTATTTCATTCCCGAAGATATGCATATTTTACGTGAAGATCCTTCGATAATGTTACGGAACGATAGTCTCTGGTTGGAGTAGATACACGAATCGCTTTAAATACATGAAGTTGAGTGGAAGGATTAGTTCGAGTGGGGATGAAAGAAAAGGTTTGAGCTGAGAATATTTTCTGGAGATATCCATTTTCCTGGAGAGACGGATAGGATATCCTGGCAAAGCGGCATCTTGACACCCCAGGAacggaaaattttaaaaaaattgaaaaaattggatgctctgtttttttgttGTCCATGTTCAAGCTGGGCCCTCACGAGCTCTGTTTGGGTATGTACAGTTTGGTTTTATGTGCCTCATTGTGTAATACCTTTTGGTGTTTTTTGCGTAGGTAAAAGAGAAGTGGAAGAAGCACCTGAGAAGCAGTTGAATGCAAAGAAGCAGAAGAGCAATGAAGGGATAGAGCAGGCTATTCAGAAGAAGAAAGCTGAAGCGAAAACGGTGGCAAAGAAGAAACAGGATAGTAGTAGCTCGGAATCAGAGTCTGAGTCCGAGGAAGAGGAGGTGGGTAATAATTTTTGTGCCGTGTAACAATTGTATTTTGTGATCTCTCCATGGAGATTCGAAGTATTTGTTTTCGTTTGCTTTAGGCTGTTCAGAAGAAgcagaaaattgaaataaagaagCCGCTTAAAAACGAAGAAACAAGTAGTTCAGAGGATTCAGAGGATTCATGTTCAGATTCGGAGGAAGAAAACAATGTATCTCCTTCACTTACGTTCTTTGCACCATATCCGCTTTTTGTTTGCAAATACCTTTTAGTCACTCTGGCAGTGTAGTCTGTGTCAATGTTGGTTGGCTGATATTAATATTTGCACGTCAGTAACAGTCCTCCTTTTGGCTCTTAGGAACCTGCTCCGAAGAAAATAATGTCTAAAAATGGCACAGTTGCTAGCCTTGCCAAGAAGGATTCCAGTAGTTCTGATGATTCGGAGTCATCGGACGATGAATCCGATGAGGATGAAGTTAGTATACatagttattttatttatgtttatGGCAAATGTTGTCAAttctttcttcataatctgtgagattttgttaatattaacaTGATTATTGGTTAATGAAGAAACCTGCTGTCAAGCCTGCACAGCAGAAGAAAGCTGCTTCAAAGGAATCATCAAGCGATGAATCAGAATCTGACAGCTCTTCAGATGAGGAAACTGTGAGGACAGCTAGTGCTAATTGCTCTAATATTCAATTTAACTAAAGTAGAACAATTTTTCATGTGTTTTGGTTATGATTTTCAGGATAAACCTAAAGGAAAGGTCCAGGAAAAGCAGCCTAAGGTAGAGGCAAAGAATGGTTCAGTCAAGAAGGAAGAATCTACTGAGAGTTCCGATGAGGAAAGCAGCAGCGATTCAGATGAGGAAGATGTAAGCATGCTAGATGTTGAATTTTAACCAGCTATTTTCTTCTGGGTTGCATGCTGAGAATACAAAATTTTTTGGTGCTTTGGAatcatattatttaataaatttgggCCACCTTGCAGGAAGCTGCAAAAGCTACTTCTCAAAACAAAAAGGCATCAGCCAATGCTTCTAAGCCGGCTCCCAAAAAAGATGAGTCTAGCGATGAATCTGAAGAAAGTGATTCTGATTCTGATGAGGTATGTATGCTAATGATTCTATTCTTGAGAACAGACTGGTTTTCATTCTTCTCCCACTTTAACATTTAGCTTCTTGCACACAGGATGAAAGTGCTAAGAAACCAACTTCTGCAGTTCCTAAAAAGAAAGTAGAATCAAGTGATGATTCGGATAGTGAATCAGAGGAAGAGGTCTGTTCTATTTGTCTTCTATATTGTGTATTTGAGAGCATTTCTGTTCTCTGTCCTTTCTCAATTTTGCGCTTGATGCAGGAAGTTGTTAAAAAACCAGCTAAGAGTGTATCAAAAAAGGAATCGAGTGATAGCAGTTCTGAAGATGACTCAGACAGTAGttcggatgatgatgatgtgagtCATCATCATCCGATGATTTGCAAATCTCCTTTGATATTAATTGTTGGTTCCCAAATTTTGGTTTGGGCAATGACCTTGAATGTCATTATGCTAATGTAACGtctcatattttattgattttgtatatGCTGACTGATATTGCTTTTGTCACTGCAGTTGGTTTGTGCATGCATAAGTGTAGATGTTCAGCATTGCATTGCTCTACTGATTTGATTTTGTGATGGCTTGTATTGTACCTGCTGTATCCAATCAATCATTTGTGATCTATTTTTTCTCATGTTCATTTTTTGGTACCTTTCTAATATCCTTTTGGACACacaaatttacttttaattctttcatttggCTGATAAGTGACTCCTGGTAGAAATCTACCTAAAACAATTGTGTTCGTTTACCTGTGGTTACACTTATGGACTCTGCATCAGTTTGTTTTCTGTAGATGCTTGCAAACTTCTTTGTATTGTGCAACTTCTGCTTATTGTAGAGCAGTCTCGTGCAATTGGATGTCTTCTGTGAACCTGTTCGTTTTGTCcttattcctcttcttttttcgtaTTTTACAGGGCCCACCTAAGAAGAATGCTTTGGACGTTTCTGCTAAGAGGCCACGTGTGGCAGCTCAAACAAAGCAGACCCAGCAGGTTTATCTTCTTATTCTTTATGTTGAGTGATGTAAAATTAGTTGGGTTACAATTTCAGACCTATAGTGttgctttatcttttcctctcttctctgtctTTCATTTGTGCTTCTTGGTTGCTGGgtggcttttcttttctgaagGGAAATGagtggcctttttttttggggggcgcTGGACTGGTTTAAAATTGTTACTTTTAATGGTGTTTTAATGAATTAATCATGTTCCATCCATGGTGGAAGGTAGTTGGCTATgacataaaattatcaattacgGAAGTTCTGAGAGTTCTCTTATTATGATGCTAATAACGAGCTGGTCGGAATGGGTGTTGACTCTGTCAATGCTTTTTGAATTGACAAGAATAAGTAAAACAATCATATAACTGATTGTGTCTCGTCACCGAAAGAGTTGATTGATGTAACTGTGCTACCTCTGAGGCTGAGCGGTTGGTGCTTCGTGCTGCAGGCAAAGATGGATGTTGACGAAAGCGACAGTGAGGAGGATGATAGTTCAGAGGAGACTGATGAAGAGCcacaaaataaaaaggtttgcacatagcattttccatttcttccatGTGTGTGTCGCTTGGATGTTCCATTCGGTATCTCATAGGTAGGATCTCAATGCTatttgttcttccttttcttgtcaGCCCAAGATTTCTGCAAACAAGTCGAACGGGAAAGTtagtaaaaaagaaagcagCAGTGATGAAGAAACCTCTGACGAATCCGATGACAGCTCGGATGATGAGCCTAAGAAGACATCAAAGAAGGTAAATATATGGGACGTGCATGCTTACTGACCATTGATTCTTTGTGGGTCGGTGGGTTCGATGGAAAGCATATTTCAAATGGCCACTCTCACCACATTTCTACTCGCCCTCCATAGTCGGTCAGTTTGCTGGATGAATGTATATAGGAAAGGAGGGTGTTGAGAACAGTAATATTTGGTCATTTGTCTACTCCTAAAATTTCATCGTGGGATGCTTGGATTCTAAGACCATCCATAGGGGAATGATCACTTGTTTGTTTTAGTAGATATGTCAACCTTGTGCTGAGAGAGAGATACCTTATCAGCTTTTCCtgaagagagaaaattgtttTGTGTGCTGGTGGGGTTAGTTATGATGCTTTTCCATCGTGAGAGAGTTAGATAgtccttttgttatttttttttttttgggtaagggaTAGTCCTTTTGTTATTTGTTGAATGTagcataatttaaattttctaatatatttttaCAGGATGCTGATACAGAAATGGTAGATGCTTCTCCTGCCCCAAAAGCTCCAATGTCAGAGAAAAAAGCTGTATGACTCCTTACGCTGCTTCTTGTCCTGTCCTTGGCTCCTGTTCATCGACCCCTATCATCAGCTTTTTGATATTCTAAACTCATGTTAATTCTCAATGCAGCCAAAAACCCCTGACACACCTCAAAGTACGGGCTCAAAGACTATTTTTGTTGGTAACCTGCCATACTCAGTTGAAAAAGCTGATGTGTAAGTGTCACTTCTTGGACTCTGGAGCTTTATTTTCATGTATTAAGAACTCACAGATTTCATTTTGCAGAGAGAATTTCTTCCAAGCTGCTGGTGAAGTTCAGGATGTACGCCTTGCTTTTGATGCTGATGAGAGGTTCAAGGGGTTTTGTCACGTTGAATTTACCACAGCTGAAGCAGCACAAAAGGTTATCTGTCATTTGATAGACCTAATTACTTATAAAATCAGCCTGCTTGTGGCTTCGAGTAATATTAGTTGAATCTGGCGTTGCATCGTTACTTTATCATATACTATAGAGATGTTGAAGGTTCTCCTGTAGTCATTGTAGCTACTCATGGATGGAGAAATGAATGATGAATTTCATTGGTGTACCAGTGTGTCTGGGTTGTTTAGGTACTTTGGGTTCTATAGATTCAAATAATTGACTTCCATTGCAGGCTGTTGAATACAATGGAGAGTATCTTAACGATCGTCAGATGAGAATCAGTTTGGCACATGAAAGGGGAGCATATACTCCACAAAGCGGGTGAGTTTCTAATTTAGTTGTGAATAAAATATTCAGCAGCAGTAAACCGCTAGGTCTTATGATAATTTAATTTGCAGGAAAGGCAATTTCTCGCAGAAGGGAGGGGGGGGTCAGGCACAAACCGTTTTTGTGAAGGGTCTTGACAAGTCCATTGGAGAGGACCAGGTACTAAAATTGTTCTCCCGTCTGATGAATTATGCGACTGTTTGATTCTGGgttctaaaaatattatcccttTTGAATGTCAGTTAAGAAGCAGCTTGTCAGAGCATTTTGGGACCTGTGGTGAGGTTTCAAGAATCTCAATTCCTAAGGATTATGATTCTGGTGAACCCAAAGggtatgttctttctttctatcaGCAAAACAGAGCCTTAATTTATAAAGTTGCTTAATTCTTGTTTGATCAAAATCGAAAAACCCAATAGCTTGTGTTTAATGTGTGAATATTGATTTTTATGTAATCTTTTGCAGGTTTGCTTACATTGACTTTACGGATAGCAACGGTTTCAACAAGGCTTTAGAGCTTAATGGGACTGAACTAGGTGGTTATCCACTTGCAGTGGATGAGGCAAGACCGAGAGATAATAGCGGTGGTGGTTTTGATGGCGGCAGAGGAGGTGGAAGGAGTGGTGGAAGGAGTGGTGGATGGAGTGGTGGTGGAAGAGGCGGTGGAGGTCGCTTTTCTGGTAGGCGTGGTGGCCGTTTTGATGGTGGCAGAGGAGGTGGCCGTTTTGATGGTGGCAGAGGAGGTGGCCGCTTTGGTGGTAGAGGACGTGGGACGCCTAATAGACAAAGCATGGCAGCATCTGGCACAGGTTTGTCTTATGATTATTTGGTTGAACTGTCAGTTTTTACCAGTAAAAAATGTTTCGCTTTCATTGGTACATGAGGAAATGatccataaaattaatattGTTGGTAATGGAGCTTTGAGATTGGAGTGGCCTCGAGACTTTCTTTTGAGTGTGCTATTCCTCAGGGCGCTACTCAATTGATCGTCAACTTCTCCATCCTTTGCCCCTTGGGTTTTTATAGTATATTGTCATTGATGATGTCAGGCCCTTTGGGTGAACTTCATTTAAAAGTGTATCGAAATGCAAGAAATATCGAGCTCTGTTGGTTATTTTGTAATAAGCTTAGAGTGGTCTCTTATGGTTTCTTTGTTGCTTTCtgtctaatttttgtttttctgggGACATTGCAGGGAAGAAAACGACGTTCAATAATGACGATTGAGGTGGCGGAGGAGAGTATTGAAACTCACTGATTAGAGTGAGACGTGGTACTGGACAGGTTCCTAGTGAtgctatatttatttattaacgaAGCAAGCAAGACAGAGACAGATCCgagattttgtaattttgagGACCATCGTGCCCATTTTGATTGCAATTTTGATATATATCGAATGTTTTGATAGTTTGAGTGAAAATTAGTTCTGCTTATCTTTATCCCGATACGTGGTGCTCAAATAGGCGCGCATGCATTGGTCTGCGACCTGAGCTTTggatcaaaaaaagaaaaaagaaaaaagagggttCTAACTTCTATCGGTGGCATCTCTGCCTCGAGATGAATCTTTGGTTGTTCATTATCGCACCTGGTTAAGATGGCTTCTCGATGCCCTTTGTTGACCAAGGGGTTTGGTTTCCTATTTCCAGTACATTCTCGGTCGACTCTCGGCGTGAGGAGTTCGTTTAGTCTGTGGCGGTGGTGCTGCCATGGATCTTATAACTTAAGACATTCGCTGGTAGGTAGTCAATACCCCTTTTTTGATGtccaagaaagaaagagcaaaagagTCATATAGTACGGCTTCTCTCTCTTCGTCGACGGTGTCCAAGGATTCATTATCATTATGGGCTTCGACTTTTCTTCCTTAACCGTTCCTTATTTATCACTAATACATTGTTTAAACTCTATGGGGAGATAATTTTAATTCGACCATCTCGGGCTTGAGGGGCACTTTTATCAAGAAAATTTCGGTctcatatttttattgatttatacTATGATGACGCAATAGGGAGAATATCCTTGGGCCTCACCTCGATAAGTTTCGCTTCAAGAGTTGCCCATATAAGAGCATGCCCCCTCTAGCAAGAAACGATATACTTATCCCCACATTTTAATCCTATATTTTTTTAACGTGaagataaataattatttcaaacgccTCTAAGTTTCAAATTATGTCGCGCCTTCGTCTCTAACAAAACATGATAATTTCGTCAACGGATATTTTCATGATATATCCAATCTACCATATAACTTTAGCGGCATTGTTGGAATTAAATATAAAACGATATCACGGCATTAGTTATGATCGTATTCCAattgtaagaaaaaaaagaaaagtgtgaCGCCTTACGTTCCGTACAATTGCTGGAGTCCAACTGCCAAGGAAACAGGCAGTCGATCCTCCGTCTCCCTCGTCCGGTCAGCGATCGGTCAAGAGCGCCGGCGGCCATGATCCTCGTCGACGGCGTTCCGGTCGTTCCCGACTCCGATCCGCCTTCGCCGTCTCAGGTACCTCCTCTTCCTACgatccctccccctccctccgtCGCTCGATCGCCGTCGTCGTACGGAGCTCCGGCTTCGTCGGAAAAGCTAGCGGAGCCGACGGCGGCACCTCTCGCGTGCTCGAACAGGGTAGCGACGGAGGGGCGATCCGTCTCCGATCTCCCGGGGTTTGGGGTTCGACAGTCGGAGCAGGAGAATGATTACAGACCCCGACATGATGGCGACGTCAGTGACTGAGAGTCCTTCGCCTTTTTCCTTGTTATGCTTTGCGGAGCTTTCGATCTCCTCAGCTTTTTGCATGACGCGATCGCGACCTGCGTTGGGGCTTTCTACGTCCTTCCTTCTTCGAGAGTCTAGCGGTAATGCGGTTGGATAACGATTGACGGGGAAGAACgtgggggaaaaaaggaaaaaagttggATGTTTTAAGCGCTGCTGAGCCTGTGCTCGTGCACCTCTCTTGTGCTTGATCTGCGAAACCGTTGGCTGCCGGTTAGCGAACATAAGATGAGGAACTCGCGAATCTTCTTCCGTGTTCGGCTTCCAAACCAATCGCCGAGGAGATTTGCTGCGAGTTTTAAGTAAACGATGTTAActttatctaattaatttgtAGAAAACATTGATTGGAAGATCTGCTGGGCGAAAGCTTGTTTGAATCCTAGCTGTACGCGCACCTCGAATCCAAATcctttttactttatttttttattcatccaCTATATTTCTTCCAGAAGGTAAACACCTTGAGGTGGAAAGAGAATTCAATCAGCAGTGCGCCGCGCTCATTAGATTAGCAATGGTCTTTGACATAACCTTGCGAGCAGGCGCTTGATTGAAAAGCAGCCCAAACTAGTGAAAACCTCATCGCCTAACAGAAGACAGAGTAAGCAAACGGAGTTCCCAGCTTGAACGGACAGAACCATACCATTTCTGAACTTATTAGAATTACACGATATGGACGTTCCC
This Eucalyptus grandis isolate ANBG69807.140 chromosome 7, ASM1654582v1, whole genome shotgun sequence DNA region includes the following protein-coding sequences:
- the LOC104454002 gene encoding nucleolin 2 isoform X1; amino-acid sequence: MGKSSKKSAAAVAAPAAVPATKSGKKGKREVEEAPEKQLNAKKQKSNEGIEQAIQKKKAEAKTVAKKKQDSSSSESESESEEEEAVQKKQKIEIKKPLKNEETSSSEDSEDSCSDSEEENNEPAPKKIMSKNGTVASLAKKDSSSSDDSESSDDESDEDEKPAVKPAQQKKAASKESSSDESESDSSSDEETDKPKGKVQEKQPKVEAKNGSVKKEESTESSDEESSSDSDEEDEAAKATSQNKKASANASKPAPKKDESSDESEESDSDSDEDESAKKPTSAVPKKKVESSDDSDSESEEEEVVKKPAKSVSKKESSDSSSEDDSDSSSDDDDGPPKKNALDVSAKRPRVAAQTKQTQQQAKMDVDESDSEEDDSSEETDEEPQNKKPKISANKSNGKVSKKESSSDEETSDESDDSSDDEPKKTSKKDADTEMVDASPAPKAPMSEKKAPKTPDTPQSTGSKTIFVGNLPYSVEKADVENFFQAAGEVQDVRLAFDADERFKGFCHVEFTTAEAAQKAVEYNGEYLNDRQMRISLAHERGAYTPQSGKGNFSQKGGGGQAQTVFVKGLDKSIGEDQLRSSLSEHFGTCGEVSRISIPKDYDSGEPKGFAYIDFTDSNGFNKALELNGTELGGYPLAVDEARPRDNSGGGFDGGRGGGRSGGRSGGWSGGGRGGGGRFSGRRGGRFDGGRGGGRFDGGRGGGRFGGRGRGTPNRQSMAASGTGKKTTFNNDD
- the LOC104454002 gene encoding nucleolin 1 isoform X3, which gives rise to MGKSSKKSAAAVAAPAAVPATKSGKKGKREVEEAPEKQLNAKKQKSNEGIEQAIQKKKAEAKTVAKKKQDSSSSESESESEEEEAVQKKQKIEIKKPLKNEETSSSEDSEDSCSDSEEENNEPAPKKIMSKNGTVASLAKKDSSSSDDSESSDDESDEDEKPAVKPAQQKKAASKESSSDESESDSSSDEETDKPKGKVQEKQPKVEAKNGSVKKEESTESSDEESSSDSDEEDEAAKATSQNKKASANASKPAPKKDESSDESEESDSDSDEDESAKKPTSAVPKKKVESSDDSDSESEEEGPPKKNALDVSAKRPRVAAQTKQTQQQAKMDVDESDSEEDDSSEETDEEPQNKKPKISANKSNGKVSKKESSSDEETSDESDDSSDDEPKKTSKKDADTEMVDASPAPKAPMSEKKAPKTPDTPQSTGSKTIFVGNLPYSVEKADVENFFQAAGEVQDVRLAFDADERFKGFCHVEFTTAEAAQKAVEYNGEYLNDRQMRISLAHERGAYTPQSGKGNFSQKGGGGQAQTVFVKGLDKSIGEDQLRSSLSEHFGTCGEVSRISIPKDYDSGEPKGFAYIDFTDSNGFNKALELNGTELGGYPLAVDEARPRDNSGGGFDGGRGGGRSGGRSGGWSGGGRGGGGRFSGRRGGRFDGGRGGGRFDGGRGGGRFGGRGRGTPNRQSMAASGTGKKTTFNNDD
- the LOC104454002 gene encoding nucleolin 2 isoform X5; the encoded protein is MGKSSKKSAAAVAAPAAVPATKSGKKGKREVEEAPEKQLNAKKQKSNEGIEQAIQKKKAEAKTVAKKKQDSSSSESESESEEEEEPAPKKIMSKNGTVASLAKKDSSSSDDSESSDDESDEDEKPAVKPAQQKKAASKESSSDESESDSSSDEETDKPKGKVQEKQPKVEAKNGSVKKEESTESSDEESSSDSDEEDEAAKATSQNKKASANASKPAPKKDESSDESEESDSDSDEDESAKKPTSAVPKKKVESSDDSDSESEEEEVVKKPAKSVSKKESSDSSSEDDSDSSSDDDDGPPKKNALDVSAKRPRVAAQTKQTQQQAKMDVDESDSEEDDSSEETDEEPQNKKPKISANKSNGKVSKKESSSDEETSDESDDSSDDEPKKTSKKDADTEMVDASPAPKAPMSEKKAPKTPDTPQSTGSKTIFVGNLPYSVEKADVENFFQAAGEVQDVRLAFDADERFKGFCHVEFTTAEAAQKAVEYNGEYLNDRQMRISLAHERGAYTPQSGKGNFSQKGGGGQAQTVFVKGLDKSIGEDQLRSSLSEHFGTCGEVSRISIPKDYDSGEPKGFAYIDFTDSNGFNKALELNGTELGGYPLAVDEARPRDNSGGGFDGGRGGGRSGGRSGGWSGGGRGGGGRFSGRRGGRFDGGRGGGRFDGGRGGGRFGGRGRGTPNRQSMAASGTGKKTTFNNDD